From the genome of Acropora palmata chromosome 4, jaAcrPala1.3, whole genome shotgun sequence, one region includes:
- the LOC141880143 gene encoding uncharacterized protein LOC141880143, giving the protein MVSGTNCATIYGSYKRHLEGLFDDLSCSFPAKDAGYICERAVSCTKEGKAELTTVYKDTKRPSTTQSSLVRFTIQSEMTSTQPREDTYKEDAKWPSATHTSPVSSTTRSEMTSTQSQGTSSIKEFTEAKTPVSSSTISQENYFERSGK; this is encoded by the exons ATGGTTTCTGGCACAAATTGCGCAACCATTTATGGTAGTTATAAAAGACATCTAGAGGGGTTGTTTGATGACCTGTCGTGCAGTTTCCCCGCAAAGGATGCTGGCTACATCTGTGAAAGGGCTGTGTCATGTAcgaaagaaggaaaag CAGAGTTAACGACAGTTTACAAGGACACAAAAAGGCCATCTACCACCCAGTCATCACTAGTTAGATTTACCATACAGTCAGAGATGACCTCCACCCAGCCACGAG AGGACACATATAAGGAGGATGCAAAATGGCCATCTGCCACTCACACATCACCAGTTAGTTCCACCACACGATCAGAGATGACTTCAACCCAGTCACAAG GGACGAGTTCCATTAAAGAATTTACAGAAGCCAAAACTCCTGTCAGCTCATCAACCATATCGCAAG AGAACTATTTCGAGCGATCGGGGAAATAA